From the Paraflavitalea soli genome, the window TCATCCTTAGCTTCCTGCAAAGCATTCCACTCCCGCCCGCTGAATACATTGGAATAATCGTCGATATACAGAGGCTTCATGATCTCGATATCAACCCCTATTTTTCCGCTTTCGGTAAATGCCAACAAGGTATAATTGCCCGAATGGGTAATATTGAAGTCAACGGGGTAATTAAAATAAGGCCGGTTGAAGGAGGTGTATTGAAGATCGGCCAGGGAGAGATGCTGATCCAGGCCTGTTTCTTTCAGTGCCTTCAGCAATAATAGCTTGCCTGAAAAGGTAAGCAACCTGTCTTCATCGTACTTATACCTTACTATCCCTTCCCGCACACTTTCCGGAAAAAAGGGCAACACGCTGTGCATCCAGGGCACTGCATCCGGACTATTGACGGCTGCAGTATAATACAGTAATGGAGTCGCCATCACTCAGGCGAATTTCCTTTTATCGTATAATATCTCCTTTTCTCCATACAATCGCTCTGCGATCATACCGCGCGAAGTGCACTCGGCTATCAGCTTATCGGATTGGATAATGGGATTGGATTCCTCTGTATATTTTATACTGCTGATAAATTCCAGCCAGGGCTCCTGCCCCATGGCATATACATAAATTTCACCCGGCTGGAACAGGTCGACCAACACGATGCCTTTGTTGTAATCAGACCCTGACAGTCTTCTGCTGCCATCCTGATCCCGGGGGATTTTCTTCGGCATCAGTGGCCCGTAGAGCCAGCTCAGGGGCGCTCCATCGCACTCCATGCCCAGGAACACCACATCCACATTGCCGATCTCCCTATGTATGTGTTTATACAAGGCAGGTTCAATAACTCTTGAATCGGCCATGAATAACAGGCTGAACTGGTCTACCCGTACATGGTAACAAAGTTTACACAGGATATTGAGATCGCTGTGCTCACCAGTAAAGGGAAGGCCAGTAATGGTAATATCTTCAAACTGGATGGTTTCCATTTCATCCAGTTCTATTACGTCGTTGAAACCAATATTGTTAAACATCAGTTTCAGGTTGGGGTCTTCCAGCCTTCCGCCACGGGTACGTGGTACAATAATATTTTTGACCTTATGCCTCAATGGCAATAAGGTCTCAAACAGAATATGATCCTGGTGATTGTGGGTGATCATTACATAGTCGATGGTATCGGGCAGGTCGATATCGGAAAAGTGCTCCAGGTCGGAGTGATAGCCATAATAGCTGATCACGGGATCGAGCAGAATACTCAGGTTTTTGGTTTCTACCAGGATGCATGCATGGCCGAAATAACGCATGCGCACCTTATCGCCGGTATATTTGCTATAGGCAGCCGGTGTCTCCTCTGTAAAAAGGGTTTCGAACAAGGGCTCCTGCTTCGGAGATATACCCAATAAGGATTTGATATAACCAATCGGTTGTGGCGATCGTTTCATTTTGGCCAGTTCGTCTATACCTGGATGGCTAAATGGTATATCCAACCGTAGCACATCCGGCTCTGCCAGCCTGGGTGTACTGAGGCAAAAGGGACGATGGTCGTTATTGGTGATCCATAAAGCTATGCTTTGCGCCGACTGGTCATAATATTTGCTTTTGTACAGCAAGGACTCAAAGAACCTGAAGGAAGGATTATTGTGAAGGTCATAATACAGTTCTACATACCCTTGTAAGGGCTCTGGCACTTTCTTATACAACTCTTCCATTGAATAACCCTTTGCTTCGTTCTGCAACAGGGTGTCCAGCGCCCGGATGGCTTTGGTAAGCTCAAACATGGCGGCCCTTTCTGTATGGGTATTTTGCATCAAGGCGGTAACCTCTTCAATGCGGCCACCATTGAAATCCATAAAGGGGCCGCCTCTCATTTTTGCATTTAATACTGCCTGTGCATGGGCCTCGGGATTGGCCAGGTAAGACTCCATGATATCCATATGCCGCTTTACCACATTCATAGCTGCCGTTGCGGGCGATATCAGGTGTGGCCAGGCATACCAGGAATCTACCAGTGGCTCTATAACCACGTTGGGCTTGAGGTATACTACACGATTATCCATAATATTTTATTTATCATCAAACTTCATAGGCAGTTTCGGGCATAGGTGTTTTCACCTTCTCTTTGCTTTGACTGTGTTTACGGCCGCGGCCATACTGTGCCATCCATTTGGTAAGATGAAAAGCAGCGCCTGTACATAAAAAAGCAGTCACGGTATTTACCACAACAGCCCCCAATATGATCAGGAACGGGGACAGAGAGAAGTTGATAGAAAAAGCCTTTAACTGCTCTTTATTCCAAATCACTACAGCAAACAGACCGGCAATGATGATCTCGGCCAGCAATACTTTCACGAGGACGTAACGGTCTGCAGGCAACAAGACAGCCAGCCCTATACCAAGGATGGCATAGAATAAGATACTAAGCCAACCGGTTAAGAAAAAATGGCTGGCCAGCAGCAGCAGGAAGGCTATAGCATACAGCGTATACCGCCTGTTTTGTATAGGTGTGTTGTTATTCATGAGAAAAAGCTATTTTTTGTTGTATGGAAGATAGTTTTGAAGGATCGCTTACAAACTGGGTTTCATGCAAGCGGTTTTCTTTCCAGGCCTGCAGTTGCTGAAAGTACCTGTTATCATTCATCCTTCCGGTCTGGCCGGTGGCATTTACCATCCAGGACCTGATAGCGCCTGCTTTTAATTCCACCACCGTCCGGATAACAGGATGGGCTCCATAATTCACATTGATCGTATTATCATTGCCTCCAATGCCATTCACTGATTTCTCAAAGCCGGGCAAGAAGGTCAATTGGGGGATATTAAAACTATAAGCCTGTGCGGGGGATTGTTGGTACTGCTTATTACCGGCATATATTGAATCTGCCGCTTTTACCAGTCTTTCAAAATAATACCGTGCATCCAGCCGGCCACCTGTGTAAGTAAGGGTATCGGTATGCAAGAGGAAATTAATGGTTTGATCAAAAGAGGGCTGGGCTTTTACGCCAAGTTGAACAGCCATTTCTTTTGCAATGGCGCGGGTGGCCTGCCTGAATGACCTGAAGAAAGTGCTTTCCTTGGTACCAGGTGTAATTTTGCCATCCCATTTCATCAGGAGGTCCCAATTGGCACCAAAGCTTTTTTCTTTCCCATACTTCACCAGCAGCTTTTTACAATCGGCTACTGATATATCCGAAACATCCAGCTGCATAGTGCGCATATCTTCCCAGGTCAACTGACTTCCTGTTGACAATAACTCGTCGATGCGCCTGGGCCGATACAGGTCGCTGAACCAGCGGGACGAAAAATAATATTGATCGGGGCCTGGTTCCTGGTTGGCAGAGAACAAATAATCCTTTGCGGGGTTGAATGCCTGCGGCAAGGAGTCGAACGGAACATAATCCCTTCCAGGTGATACTTTCCCATCCAACAAACCTCCCGCATAGTTAGCGGGTTTTATGGGCATTTTACCCGCGCAGATGATCCCTATATTTCCGTCCAGATCACCATATACAAAATTCTGGGCCGGATAGTCATACAATCGCAGCGCATCACGAAAGTCATTCCAACCTGCAGCCCTGATCAATTTCCAGAAGGCCTGCACAGCGCCACCCGATTGAAGGGGATGCCATTTAAGTCCATAGCCTATCCCTTCTTTTTCCTTGTACTGTCCGAAAACGGTGTACCGGGCAGTGGTTTTTACAGGGGCCTTATCTTTTACATTGATCGTGAAATCTTTTGTAGTCATGGTCTGCCACTTCCCATCCAGCCAGTAATTGTTCTTATTGGCTGAATCAATTTTGAGCATATATTGTTCGGTAACATCCCATTCGCCGTTGGTAATGCCCCAGGCGATCTTTCCATTATGCCCTGTTACGATCACGGGCACACCGGGTATGGAATACCCATACACATGTACCTCTTTGCATACCAGCTGCATTTCATAAAATATATTGGGCGAAACAAGCATCAGGTGCAGATCATTTGACAACAGCACTACTTTGGAACGGGTGCGGGAGGTACCAACCACCCAATTATTACTGCCCAGGCTTCTGTTTACCGGGGCGGATTGGTAATTATTGACCTGGGATGGTTGAAACAAACTAACCACGCCATTCGCCGGCAAGGGGGTACGTTTGCTTCCACCTGCTACTGGAATAATATAAGGGTATTCTACCGTTTGAGCAGGATACAAAGCCTTTCTTACGGAATCCGGTACCTTATCCAATACTTCCTGCCTGTTTACATAATCATCATAATATGTGAGGTCGGAACTCATGTACCATTGAATAAGAAACACATACCAGGCTTTCCAGGTTCCTGGGGAATAATGCCATACGGTATACAAAGGATCACGCTCCGGAACCTTCTCTGCACTTATATAAGCATTAACGCCTTTTTCATAGGCATTGAGATAATTGTACAAGTCGGGGTTGGTCAGCTTCAGGCTATCAAACAAGGCCATGGCGCGGGTCTCCATTTCGAAGGGCCGCCAATGCCTGTCCGATCTGACACCCGGCTCTCCCAGTATTTCAGCCAGCCGGCCCATCATAGAATAGGCCATCAGCTCCATCTGAAAATACCGGTCGCGTGCATGCATGTATCCAATAGCATAGGCCATCGCATTCATGTCTTTTCCAAAAATGTGGGGAATGCCCAATGTATCTATGCTCAGTTCCGCGCCTTCAAAAGAAGTTTTGATCGTTTGCGGGTGGTGCAGATCCAGTGGCTTTTTGCTCAATAAACCGGCATTGTAATTGGCTAAGTTCTGTAATGAATTGAGTCCGCTATAATGCAGGGACGTAAAATAGATCCAGGCCCCGGCCAATACGAAAAAGATGGCTGTGAAAATTATTCGTTTCATATGATTGTATTTGATCAAAGGCAGTTTAATTCTCTTCCAGGCTCATCAGGCTATCCTGGTTCTTAGCAAAAGCGGTGCTTTTCTCATTGGCTATTGCTGTAAAAACAGCTATTTCGCCCAGTACAGGAAACATGGCCCTGAACATGGAATGGCCCGAAGCTGTTTGTTCGGTAAACTGTGGTTCGCTGGTATAGGGCCAGTCAATAATGAGGTGGTTAACGCCCTTCTTCAGCCGGGTGTCTGCGATCGAAAAAGAATAGCTGGTCCATTTATCGGCCATAGGGATCTCAGCAATCACGGTATTCTTGTTATTGAGGCAGATCCTGATCTTTTTGTTGGGATAATTCCTTTGAGGAGTGCGGTACACCATTGACAGGTCTATATGATCCCTGTCGGCCACAAATTGAAAACGTGTCTCTGTGGATCGTGCCTGCAGGAAAACAGCTCCCGGCTTCGGTACGGGATTATGATAGAAAGTAGCGCTGTAAAACGATTCCAGGAGGTTCTTTTTTCCCTGGCTCACCCCGTGCTCACTGAGCCTGATCTCGTTAATGGTATTGGCCAACGGGCTATTGACTGATTGTATGATCTGGTCTACGAGGTCAATATCCATCAGTTTACGTCCCCTGGGATGGGCCAGGCCCAACCCGCCTTCATACTGACGCATTTCCCCTTCGAGGATCAATTCTTCAAATGCGCTGCACAATAAGGTCAGTGCCTTCCTGGTAGAGAAATCGGCATACCTCACCATCAGTTCTTTTACATTGGGATCAAGTGTTACTGCCTTATTGCAATGGTATTGAATAATGTCGGGATGCTGCCCACTGTGCGCATTGTGAATGGCTGCACAAAAATGGGCGGTAGCCATTACCCCGGCGGTTGGCTGCAGACCGGAAGGAGGGACATTTTCAATGCGGAGCTTCAAGCCTTCCATCATTTCCGCCAGCGCCTGCGCTGCATAGCGGGCAGCGATCTTAATACCCGTAACCGTAAGATGGCAATAGTCGAGATAAAGGTCACGATCTTCCAGCTTGCCTTGCTCTGTTTCAAAAATAACCGGCAGGTTGATGAGCTTTATACCATAATTGGCGGCCTCCACCACCAGTGTTTGCTGAATTACTCCATAACACCTGGGCTTGCTGTCTTCCCGGCTCATCAACGCCGTATCGCGGGCTGCGCCAAAACTTGCACGGGCCTGCTCCAGCAAGCCTTTCCGGTCGTAACATTGTCCCAGCCATTCATGCCCCAGGGGGTTGGAGGGATCAAGGACTGTCATCTGAAGCGCCGCTGATTCCAGGGTTTGCAGGTCGCTATCCTGCAGGGCCTGTTCTCCCACTTCCTTCCAATGCAGCCATTGGCCAATACGGTCTCCGGGCAACCAGGGCAACATTTGCTCCACGGCATTACTGCGCCAATCTTTCAGGTTGAAACCCGGTATAAGAAACAATACCGGAATACTCTTTTTGATCAGCGATTCCCTGAGGGTATCCAAACATTCCAATACTCTTTCTTTCAGGCTCTCTTCCAGGAAAGAAAGTGTGCCGGTAAAGAACTCTTTCTTGTATATCTCATACACTTGCTTAAACATGGCATCTGCCGTAAGGGAAATATCTGTACGCCAGTTATTGCCTGCAAATACTACCACCGCATCGGGCTGTAAGACCGTACAGGCTTTGATCATATTGATCAATCCCGGCAGGTTCATACTCGTTCGCGCCAGGTCAATTACTTCCACGGGATGGATGCCACTTACTTTATTCATGGTAGCTTCCAGCTCCATGGCCACTGTATAATACGGATCATAAAAGTAACCACGCGCCACGGACTCTCCCAACAGCAGTATCCTCTTCTTTTTGCCTTTGGGTTTGATCTCGTGCACATTGGCCCACAAAGGCCATTCGGGTCTTCTTGCCATATCACGCGTATACACAAGTTTATCATTGGTAAGTGAAGGTTTCCATATGCCTACAGGATTATTTTCCTGCTTTCGTGCCTGAGATCCGGTATCCTTAACATCAGGGGTATTTGTTTTCTCAATGGCCAATTGTTCCAACAAAGCAAGCTTTTGCTGTTGGTCAGTACTTTTTGACATCATGAGAGCAGCAAGGCTCCCGGCTACAGACTTTAATGAAGAAGAAGGTCTATGCGTCATGATAGAATTTTTAACGGTAACTACCGCTGTGAAAGAACTTATTTCACCGTTGACAGGAAATACTGCCTCGAAAAAACCAGTAGCCGGAGCTCCGGCTACTTCCTTCACAGGAGCATCGGGAGTGGGCCAGTTGATCAATAATTTGTTGACCCCTTCTGTCAACCAGTCTTCCTCAATGACGAAAACGCCTTTGGACCAGGTAGGTGATGAAGGAAAATCTGCTACAGGTATTGGCCTGTTATTAATGGAGATGGTCAATTTTTTTTCGCCCTGTTTTGCAGCAGGCGTTCTATATACCCATTCAAAACCAAGCGTTCCTTTTTGTGCGATGAAGCAGAAGGAGGAAGTAGCCTGGTACGACCGGAAATAAGCAGACTGAAGGCCAGGCAGGTGATCGCTGTAATAAGTATCGGTGTAAAAAGAGGTCAACAGGTTTTTCTTTTGCGGACCTACCACGTGGTCCTCCATCCTTATTTTCCTGATACTGTCGCCGATCGCTATATGGATGGTATTGAGGGACTGTACGATGTAGTCTACGAGTTCAATATCCATCAACTTCTGGCCCCTGGGATGCACCAGTGAAAATATACTCCGGCTTTGCTGTGTTTCGCTTTCGGTGATCAACTCTTCAAAAGACTGGCAGAAGAGTGAGGAAGTGCTCCTGGTGGAGAAATCAGCAAAACGTGCCATCAGGTCTTTTACATTGGCCGACCAGGCAACTGCTTTATCGCAATGCCAGGCCAGTATATCGGCCGTTTGCCCATAGTGAGCGTTGTGGATGGCTGCGCAAGCATGCGCCACGGCCTGTACCGTGTTGTCGGGCCATATACCGGAATCGCCGATCAGGTCAACGTTGATGGTGGTACCTATTAGACGTTCGATCAATGCAGCCGCCGTGTAACGCATGGCCAGCTTAATACCTGTAACCGTGAGGTGGCAATAATCGAGGAACAGTCTTCTGTCGGGCAGGCCATCCAAATGGCTGCTAAAAACAGCCGGCAGGTTCACCACACGGATACCATAACCGGGAGCTGTTGTTCTGATGGTATCCTGTATTACTTTAAAACAACGGGGTTTACTTACGATACCCCTGTTCATAAATGCTGTATCGCGGGCCTGTTCATAGTATGTCCTTGCTTTATCCCATTCCTGTGCTTCACTGTAATGGACTCCCAATATTTCATACCCCAATGGGTTGGAAGGGTCAATAATGATCATGCGTTCGGCAGCCAGCCGCACGGCTTCAGGTTCCCTGGTACTGCCCGTGTTCAGGGCTATATCCCGGGCTTCTTTCCATTGGGCTGCCTGATCGTCTTCCAGCCAGGGTACAACCTGTTCATGCGTGTTGCTTTTCCAATCGCGGAGGTTAAATTCCGGTACTACATAAATAACCGGAATGCCTGCCTGCACCAGGCTGGCCTGTATTTCCTCCAGGATGGCAGTCATGGTTTTCCGCAGTTCATTTTCACCGAATGCTTTAACACCTGCAAACCCCTCCTGCCTGTATCGTTCATACATCTCCTGGTAGTGATCTTCTCCTCCCTGCATGGTAAATACCAGGTTATTGCCACCCAAAATCACTACGGCATCGGGCTGCAGTAGTTTACATGCTTTTATCAGTGCTGGCCATTCATGAATAAACATGCCGGTTTTGGCAAGATCGATCACTTCGGCATCCTCCATACCTGCCACCTGTAAAGTGCCTTCCAGTTCGCCGGCAACAGTATAACAAGGATCGTAGAATGCGCCCCTGGCAACCGATTCACCCAACAGCACGATCCGCTTCCTGGTACTCTTTGCAGGTATTTCCCGTACATCGGCCCAAAGCAACCATTCTGCTCTTTTACTTTGGTCGCGCACAAAGGACTGATTGTTCCTGGCAGATGGTATCCAAATACCCACCCGTGTGGACGGGTCGTCCTGCTGAGGCGCTTTAGACGGTTGCCCGTTCAGTATAGGCTGTTCCGGCAATAACATGGCCAGGAGCCGCTGTTTTTTTTTCCTCATCAACGGATGAGGCAGTAAGGAGTGCAGCTAATTCTGCCGCTATGGGTTTTAACGATGCTAATGGTCTGTAGGTCATCATGTGTTTGAGCTTTAAACAAATGTGTATACATCGTGTGTGATGCCTCCGGGCCTGGCAGATTGGCTGGTCAGTAACAGCTTCAAAATCTCCAGGTTATTTCCGTCACGGTCTATGATAAAGTCTTCCATCACGAGGCTGTCGATGTCGGTAGTAATGAAGCACCTTGTAGCGTCTTCGGGTGTGCATACAATAGGCTCACCTTTGATATTGAAAGAGGTATTGAGCAAGATGGGGCACCCGGTCAATTCATAGAAAGCCTTGATCAGATCGTAGAACCGTGGATTGGTTTCCCTGTGTACGGTTTGTACTCTTGCCGATCCGTCCACGTGGGTAATTGCAGGCAGATCAAATCCCGAAACTACCTGACAGGTTTCCAGCATAAAAGGTGAGGGATGATCAAGGTCGAAATGCTCTGCAGCTTTCGCATCCAATACGGCTGGCGCAAAGGGCCTGAATCCTTCTCTTTTCTTGACCATGGCATTGATCCTGTCGCGCATGGTCACATTTCTGGGATCGGCCAGGATAGACCTTGCTCCCAATGAACGCGGTCCAAATTCCATTCTGCCCTGGAACCAGCCGATTACTTTTCCCTGGGCCAGCCGCTCAGCTGTCAGCGCCAGCAAGGTGTCATAATCATCGCGACAATCCTTGTATTGAATGGATGTTGAGCGCAACAGCCTGTCAACACTTTTGGAAGAATAAGCAGGTCCCAGGTACACATGCTGCAGTTTTTTCTCTGCCGGCCGCTCACCGGTTATTTCAATATGCGCCAGCGCTGCGGCGCCAATCGCTCCACCTGCATCATTGGCTGCAGGCTGAACAAACAGGTTTTCAAAAGGTCCCTTACGCAATATTTGCCCGTTGGCTACACAATTGAGGGCTACTCCTCCTGCCATACAGAGGTTATTGGTATTGGTCTTCTTATGCAGGTAGTTTACTTTTTGCAGGAGTATTTCTTCCAGTGCCACCTGGATGCTTTTGGCCACATCTTTATGGAACTGGTCCATGGAGGAGTCTTCCCTGCGTACGGGTTGTCCAAAAAGAGCTGGCAGGAGTTCGGAATACATGGTCTTTCCCCTGATAAAATTGAAGTATTTCATATCCAGGGTATATTGCCCGTCGGCACCCTGCTGTACCAGTTCATAGATCTTGTCTACATACAAAGGTTTGCCATAAGGCGCCAGTCCCATCACTTTGTATTCTCCATCGTTCACACCAAAACCCAGGTAACTGGTGATGGTGCTGTATAAAAGGCCCAGGGAGTCGGGAAAATGTACTTCCTCAAACAGGTCGATCGTATTGCCCTTGCCCATGCCGTAGGTGGTAGTGGCCCACTCACCCACCCCATCGACGGTGAGGATAGCAGACTCCTTGAATCCGGAGAAAAAGAAACTGCTGGCTGCATGGGAGCTATGATGATCATAATATTTTATGGGACCTTCGTATCCCAGCACTTCGCGTATCTGATCTTCCACCATGGAAGGGTTGATCTGATGCAGCAGATCAGGGTGATTACCCAATACACCACTCCAGAACTGCCGGGCCAGTTTCTTTTCCGGATCTTCATAATAAGCAATGCAGTCTATATCGGCGATGGTGATATCGCCTTGTTCCAGGCAGTACTTAAAAGCTTCTTTGGGCAGGGTCGGATCGGCTTTAATACGGGAGAAACGTTCTTCTTCGGCAGCCGCAGTTATTTTACCATCCTGCAGCAGGCAACAAGCGGAATCATGGAAAAATGCGGCAATACCAATGACATTAGTACTCATTTCAAAAATTTGATAGTGATGAAGAATGAATTGTATAGACTGGATTAAAGGGCTGATCGTACGGGTTTGTAGCAGGCCCTTATGATCTGGCAAAGTCTTTCGACTCCGGGATAGATAAAAAAATGACCGCCTTCGAGTATTTCAGCAGCAAAGGAGGAAAGTGTAAAGGCTTTCCAGTGACCGATGTTGCCTGCGCTCTCTTCCTGGCTTCCCATCATGGCCAGGATGGGTGTTTGTACCGGCCGGAAGGCACTGTAATCGTAGGTCTCCACTACCTGGAAGTCGGCCTTCAAAATAGGCTCAAAGAAATCAAACAGTTCGGCATGACCGAGTATTTCATCGGGTATGCCTCCTATTATTTTAAGCTCTTCCATAAATTCCTGTCGGGGCATCAGGTGCCGTTTGCGGGTAATTATTTCTTTGGGGCCTGAAGTGCCGCTCACCACCAGGTGCAGGGGAGGCTTACCCAACCCTTCCAGCAATGCGGTGACCCTCAGGGCCAATATAGATCCCATGCTATGACCGAATAATAGAAAAGGC encodes:
- a CDS encoding thioesterase II family protein, which encodes MMKPQLFLLHFAGGNGYSFEFMRRFWPDFEFIPLELPGRGKRINEALLYDLEAAAADICQLILKRLHTAPFLLFGHSMGSILALRVTALLEGLGKPPLHLVVSGTSGPKEIITRKRHLMPRQEFMEELKIIGGIPDEILGHAELFDFFEPILKADFQVVETYDYSAFRPVQTPILAMMGSQEESAGNIGHWKAFTLSSFAAEILEGGHFFIYPGVERLCQIIRACYKPVRSAL
- a CDS encoding carbamoyltransferase family protein; this translates as MSTNVIGIAAFFHDSACCLLQDGKITAAAEEERFSRIKADPTLPKEAFKYCLEQGDITIADIDCIAYYEDPEKKLARQFWSGVLGNHPDLLHQINPSMVEDQIREVLGYEGPIKYYDHHSSHAASSFFFSGFKESAILTVDGVGEWATTTYGMGKGNTIDLFEEVHFPDSLGLLYSTITSYLGFGVNDGEYKVMGLAPYGKPLYVDKIYELVQQGADGQYTLDMKYFNFIRGKTMYSELLPALFGQPVRREDSSMDQFHKDVAKSIQVALEEILLQKVNYLHKKTNTNNLCMAGGVALNCVANGQILRKGPFENLFVQPAANDAGGAIGAAALAHIEITGERPAEKKLQHVYLGPAYSSKSVDRLLRSTSIQYKDCRDDYDTLLALTAERLAQGKVIGWFQGRMEFGPRSLGARSILADPRNVTMRDRINAMVKKREGFRPFAPAVLDAKAAEHFDLDHPSPFMLETCQVVSGFDLPAITHVDGSARVQTVHRETNPRFYDLIKAFYELTGCPILLNTSFNIKGEPIVCTPEDATRCFITTDIDSLVMEDFIIDRDGNNLEILKLLLTSQSARPGGITHDVYTFV
- a CDS encoding SGNH/GDSL hydrolase family protein, whose amino-acid sequence is MLLPEQPILNGQPSKAPQQDDPSTRVGIWIPSARNNQSFVRDQSKRAEWLLWADVREIPAKSTRKRIVLLGESVARGAFYDPCYTVAGELEGTLQVAGMEDAEVIDLAKTGMFIHEWPALIKACKLLQPDAVVILGGNNLVFTMQGGEDHYQEMYERYRQEGFAGVKAFGENELRKTMTAILEEIQASLVQAGIPVIYVVPEFNLRDWKSNTHEQVVPWLEDDQAAQWKEARDIALNTGSTREPEAVRLAAERMIIIDPSNPLGYEILGVHYSEAQEWDKARTYYEQARDTAFMNRGIVSKPRCFKVIQDTIRTTAPGYGIRVVNLPAVFSSHLDGLPDRRLFLDYCHLTVTGIKLAMRYTAAALIERLIGTTINVDLIGDSGIWPDNTVQAVAHACAAIHNAHYGQTADILAWHCDKAVAWSANVKDLMARFADFSTRSTSSLFCQSFEELITESETQQSRSIFSLVHPRGQKLMDIELVDYIVQSLNTIHIAIGDSIRKIRMEDHVVGPQKKNLLTSFYTDTYYSDHLPGLQSAYFRSYQATSSFCFIAQKGTLGFEWVYRTPAAKQGEKKLTISINNRPIPVADFPSSPTWSKGVFVIEEDWLTEGVNKLLINWPTPDAPVKEVAGAPATGFFEAVFPVNGEISSFTAVVTVKNSIMTHRPSSSLKSVAGSLAALMMSKSTDQQQKLALLEQLAIEKTNTPDVKDTGSQARKQENNPVGIWKPSLTNDKLVYTRDMARRPEWPLWANVHEIKPKGKKKRILLLGESVARGYFYDPYYTVAMELEATMNKVSGIHPVEVIDLARTSMNLPGLINMIKACTVLQPDAVVVFAGNNWRTDISLTADAMFKQVYEIYKKEFFTGTLSFLEESLKERVLECLDTLRESLIKKSIPVLFLIPGFNLKDWRSNAVEQMLPWLPGDRIGQWLHWKEVGEQALQDSDLQTLESAALQMTVLDPSNPLGHEWLGQCYDRKGLLEQARASFGAARDTALMSREDSKPRCYGVIQQTLVVEAANYGIKLINLPVIFETEQGKLEDRDLYLDYCHLTVTGIKIAARYAAQALAEMMEGLKLRIENVPPSGLQPTAGVMATAHFCAAIHNAHSGQHPDIIQYHCNKAVTLDPNVKELMVRYADFSTRKALTLLCSAFEELILEGEMRQYEGGLGLAHPRGRKLMDIDLVDQIIQSVNSPLANTINEIRLSEHGVSQGKKNLLESFYSATFYHNPVPKPGAVFLQARSTETRFQFVADRDHIDLSMVYRTPQRNYPNKKIRICLNNKNTVIAEIPMADKWTSYSFSIADTRLKKGVNHLIIDWPYTSEPQFTEQTASGHSMFRAMFPVLGEIAVFTAIANEKSTAFAKNQDSLMSLEEN
- a CDS encoding MBL fold metallo-hydrolase, whose product is MDNRVVYLKPNVVIEPLVDSWYAWPHLISPATAAMNVVKRHMDIMESYLANPEAHAQAVLNAKMRGGPFMDFNGGRIEEVTALMQNTHTERAAMFELTKAIRALDTLLQNEAKGYSMEELYKKVPEPLQGYVELYYDLHNNPSFRFFESLLYKSKYYDQSAQSIALWITNNDHRPFCLSTPRLAEPDVLRLDIPFSHPGIDELAKMKRSPQPIGYIKSLLGISPKQEPLFETLFTEETPAAYSKYTGDKVRMRYFGHACILVETKNLSILLDPVISYYGYHSDLEHFSDIDLPDTIDYVMITHNHQDHILFETLLPLRHKVKNIIVPRTRGGRLEDPNLKLMFNNIGFNDVIELDEMETIQFEDITITGLPFTGEHSDLNILCKLCYHVRVDQFSLLFMADSRVIEPALYKHIHREIGNVDVVFLGMECDGAPLSWLYGPLMPKKIPRDQDGSRRLSGSDYNKGIVLVDLFQPGEIYVYAMGQEPWLEFISSIKYTEESNPIIQSDKLIAECTSRGMIAERLYGEKEILYDKRKFA
- a CDS encoding penicillin acylase family protein; this translates as MKRIIFTAIFFVLAGAWIYFTSLHYSGLNSLQNLANYNAGLLSKKPLDLHHPQTIKTSFEGAELSIDTLGIPHIFGKDMNAMAYAIGYMHARDRYFQMELMAYSMMGRLAEILGEPGVRSDRHWRPFEMETRAMALFDSLKLTNPDLYNYLNAYEKGVNAYISAEKVPERDPLYTVWHYSPGTWKAWYVFLIQWYMSSDLTYYDDYVNRQEVLDKVPDSVRKALYPAQTVEYPYIIPVAGGSKRTPLPANGVVSLFQPSQVNNYQSAPVNRSLGSNNWVVGTSRTRSKVVLLSNDLHLMLVSPNIFYEMQLVCKEVHVYGYSIPGVPVIVTGHNGKIAWGITNGEWDVTEQYMLKIDSANKNNYWLDGKWQTMTTKDFTINVKDKAPVKTTARYTVFGQYKEKEGIGYGLKWHPLQSGGAVQAFWKLIRAAGWNDFRDALRLYDYPAQNFVYGDLDGNIGIICAGKMPIKPANYAGGLLDGKVSPGRDYVPFDSLPQAFNPAKDYLFSANQEPGPDQYYFSSRWFSDLYRPRRIDELLSTGSQLTWEDMRTMQLDVSDISVADCKKLLVKYGKEKSFGANWDLLMKWDGKITPGTKESTFFRSFRQATRAIAKEMAVQLGVKAQPSFDQTINFLLHTDTLTYTGGRLDARYYFERLVKAADSIYAGNKQYQQSPAQAYSFNIPQLTFLPGFEKSVNGIGGNDNTINVNYGAHPVIRTVVELKAGAIRSWMVNATGQTGRMNDNRYFQQLQAWKENRLHETQFVSDPSKLSSIQQKIAFSHE
- a CDS encoding 4'-phosphopantetheinyl transferase family protein, whose protein sequence is MATPLLYYTAAVNSPDAVPWMHSVLPFFPESVREGIVRYKYDEDRLLTFSGKLLLLKALKETGLDQHLSLADLQYTSFNRPYFNYPVDFNITHSGNYTLLAFTESGKIGVDIEIMKPLYIDDYSNVFSGREWNALQEAKDDALFYRLWARKEAVVKAIGKGLSLPLAAIDVTDDIIAVEGEQWSIVSIEMDRAYATAVAFTGLADTPPAPRYINLQQCIGSLFPGLLTKSISH